A stretch of the Bradyrhizobium sp. CCBAU 53351 genome encodes the following:
- a CDS encoding cupin domain-containing protein, translating into MSADAVIRMPDETKGVILRGHPMVFLVTSENTKHTSMFDWTIPAGFATGRHVHRVQEETFYLLEGECEWHVGDRTIRATPGTYLFIPPGVPHNITNISEKPAHVLMTVSPPGHEHYFEELAKLAAQGAPDPKVLADLRNRYDTDQLSALTTRA; encoded by the coding sequence ATGAGCGCCGATGCCGTCATTCGCATGCCCGATGAGACGAAGGGGGTCATCCTGCGTGGTCACCCTATGGTGTTCCTCGTCACCAGCGAAAATACCAAGCACACGAGCATGTTCGACTGGACGATCCCGGCGGGGTTCGCCACAGGGCGGCATGTTCACCGGGTGCAGGAGGAGACCTTCTACCTGCTCGAAGGCGAGTGTGAGTGGCATGTCGGCGACAGGACAATCCGCGCAACACCCGGAACCTATCTGTTCATCCCGCCGGGAGTGCCGCACAACATCACGAATATCAGCGAGAAGCCGGCTCACGTGCTGATGACCGTTTCTCCGCCCGGCCACGAGCATTATTTCGAAGAGCTCGCGAAACTCGCAGCGCAGGGGGCGCCGGATCCAAAGGTGCTCGCCGATCTGCGAAACCGCTACGATACAGATCAGCTCTCGGCTTTGACGACTCGCGCGTAA
- the guaA gene encoding glutamine-hydrolyzing GMP synthase, producing the protein MTAAQNDRSASTPSVASAHDKILIVDFGSQVTQLIARRVREDGVYCEIVPFNKAEAAFNEMKPKAVILSGGPESVHEAGSPRAPQAIFDSGVPVMGICYGQMTMAEQLGGTVEGGHHREFGRADVEVKAESQLFADVWSSGSKNQVWMSHGDRITKMPPGFSVAGTSPNAPFAIIQDEKRKYYGLMFHPEVVHTPDGAKLIRNFVRKIAGLSGDWTMRAFREEEIAKIRQQVGKGKVICGLSGGVDSAVAAVLIHEAIGDQLTCVFVDHGLLRLDEAKTVVDLFRHHYNIPLVHVDASKQFLGELEGVTDPETKRKTIGRLFIEVFEAEAKKIGGADFLAQGTLYPDVIESVSFTGGPSVTIKSHHNVGGLPERMNMKLVEPLRELFKDEVRKLGRELGLPEIFVGRHPFPGPGLAIRCPGDITKDKLDILRKADAVYIDQIRKHGLYDEIWQAFAVLLPVKTVGVMGDGRTYDYVVGLRAVTSTDGMTADFYQFDMKFLGETATRIINEVKGVNRVVYDVTSKPPGTIEWE; encoded by the coding sequence ATGACAGCAGCACAGAACGACCGCTCCGCGTCGACGCCCTCCGTGGCCTCGGCGCACGACAAGATTCTCATCGTCGACTTCGGCAGCCAGGTGACGCAGCTGATCGCGCGTCGCGTGCGCGAGGACGGCGTCTATTGCGAGATCGTCCCGTTCAACAAGGCCGAAGCCGCCTTCAACGAAATGAAGCCGAAAGCGGTGATCCTCTCGGGCGGTCCCGAATCGGTGCACGAGGCCGGCTCGCCGCGCGCCCCGCAAGCCATCTTCGATTCCGGCGTGCCCGTAATGGGCATCTGCTACGGCCAGATGACCATGGCGGAGCAGCTTGGCGGTACCGTCGAGGGCGGCCATCACCGCGAGTTCGGCCGCGCCGATGTCGAGGTCAAGGCCGAGAGCCAGCTGTTCGCGGACGTCTGGTCCTCAGGCAGCAAGAACCAGGTCTGGATGAGCCATGGCGACCGCATCACCAAGATGCCGCCGGGCTTCTCCGTCGCCGGCACCTCGCCGAATGCACCGTTCGCGATCATCCAGGACGAGAAGCGCAAATATTACGGCCTGATGTTCCACCCGGAAGTGGTGCACACGCCCGACGGTGCGAAACTCATCCGCAACTTCGTGCGCAAGATCGCAGGCCTCAGCGGCGACTGGACCATGCGCGCCTTCCGCGAGGAGGAAATCGCAAAGATCCGCCAGCAGGTCGGCAAGGGCAAGGTGATCTGCGGCCTGTCCGGCGGCGTCGATTCCGCCGTCGCGGCCGTCTTGATCCACGAGGCCATCGGCGACCAGCTCACCTGCGTGTTCGTCGATCATGGCCTGCTCCGCCTCGACGAGGCCAAGACGGTGGTCGACCTGTTCCGCCACCACTACAACATCCCGCTGGTGCACGTGGATGCCTCGAAACAGTTTTTGGGCGAGCTCGAAGGCGTCACCGACCCCGAAACCAAGCGCAAGACCATCGGGCGCCTCTTCATCGAGGTGTTCGAGGCCGAGGCCAAGAAGATCGGCGGCGCCGACTTCCTGGCGCAAGGCACGCTCTATCCCGACGTGATCGAGAGCGTCTCCTTCACCGGCGGCCCCTCCGTCACCATCAAGTCGCACCACAATGTCGGCGGTCTCCCAGAGCGCATGAACATGAAGCTCGTCGAGCCCTTGCGCGAGCTGTTCAAGGACGAGGTGCGCAAGCTCGGGCGCGAACTCGGCCTGCCCGAAATCTTCGTCGGCCGCCACCCGTTCCCGGGCCCCGGCCTTGCCATCCGCTGCCCCGGCGATATCACGAAGGACAAGCTCGACATCCTGCGCAAGGCGGACGCCGTCTATATCGACCAGATCCGCAAGCACGGCCTCTACGACGAGATCTGGCAGGCTTTTGCCGTGCTGCTGCCGGTGAAGACCGTCGGCGTCATGGGCGACGGCCGCACGTATGACTACGTCGTGGGCCTTCGCGCCGTGACGTCGACCGACGGCATGACCGCGGACTTCTACCAGTTCGACATGAAGTTTCTCGGCGAGACCGCGACGCGCATCATCAACGAAGTGAAGGGCGTGAACCGGGTGGTGTACGACGTGACGAGCAAGCCGCCTGGGACGATTGAGTGGGAGTAG
- a CDS encoding nuclear transport factor 2 family protein → MSSHHQPSTLAALGRTWVEAWNARDLERVLTLYDEAALMTSDRIPMLGFDASGTVLGKDALRTYWGKALGLVPELHFTLIDLFVSPDSVVVFYANERGKKICEYLRVNEAGLIVQGSANHLAG, encoded by the coding sequence ATGTCCTCGCATCACCAGCCATCGACGCTGGCCGCGCTCGGCCGGACCTGGGTCGAGGCCTGGAACGCGCGCGATCTCGAGCGCGTGCTCACGCTCTACGACGAGGCGGCATTGATGACCTCGGACCGCATCCCGATGCTGGGTTTCGATGCCAGCGGCACCGTGCTCGGCAAGGATGCCTTGCGCACCTATTGGGGCAAGGCGCTCGGGCTGGTGCCGGAGCTGCATTTCACGCTGATCGACCTGTTCGTCAGCCCGGACAGCGTCGTGGTGTTTTACGCCAACGAGCGGGGCAAGAAGATCTGCGAATATCTGCGGGTGAACGAGGCGGGGCTGATCGTGCAGGGCTCGGCGAACCATCTGGCGGGGTGA
- a CDS encoding DHCW motif cupin fold protein, with translation MKLPTSPFTVTDWSKVEPTRHPGETGQATWRTLNIGDLRVRMVEYSPGYLADHWCDRGHVLYVLEGELRSELRDGRTFKLTAGMSYQVSDFGDAAHRSSTATGATLFIVD, from the coding sequence ATGAAACTCCCCACCTCCCCCTTCACCGTCACCGACTGGAGCAAGGTCGAGCCGACCAGGCATCCCGGTGAGACCGGGCAGGCCACGTGGCGTACGCTCAATATCGGCGATCTCCGGGTCCGGATGGTGGAATATTCACCCGGCTACCTGGCCGACCATTGGTGCGATCGCGGCCACGTGCTCTACGTGCTGGAGGGCGAGCTCCGTTCCGAGCTGCGCGATGGCCGCACCTTCAAGCTGACGGCGGGCATGAGCTACCAGGTCTCGGATTTCGGCGACGCCGCGCACCGGTCCTCGACCGCAACCGGGGCGACGCTTTTCATCGTGGATTGA
- a CDS encoding cold-shock protein, with protein MAMGTVKWFNTQKGYGFIQPDDGQKDVFVHISAVERAGLSSLNEGQKVSFDIVADRRSGKSSADNLRVG; from the coding sequence ATGGCTATGGGCACCGTGAAGTGGTTCAACACCCAAAAGGGTTATGGTTTCATCCAGCCGGACGACGGCCAGAAGGACGTGTTTGTGCACATCAGCGCCGTCGAGCGCGCCGGCCTCTCCTCCCTCAACGAGGGTCAGAAGGTCTCGTTCGACATCGTCGCCGACCGCCGCAGCGGCAAGTCGTCGGCTGACAATCTCCGCGTCGGCTAA
- a CDS encoding acylphosphatase yields the protein MSRAILQVMIRGRVQGVGYRAWVEYQATASGLEGWVRNRRDGSVEALFAGTPKHVADMVALCRHGPPSSRVDNVTSETAGADELNLRRAGEAFSVLPTV from the coding sequence ATGAGCCGGGCGATCCTCCAGGTGATGATCCGCGGGCGCGTGCAGGGCGTCGGCTATCGGGCCTGGGTGGAGTATCAGGCGACGGCGAGCGGCCTCGAGGGGTGGGTTCGCAACCGCCGCGACGGCAGCGTGGAAGCACTGTTTGCCGGCACGCCGAAGCACGTCGCCGACATGGTCGCGCTGTGCCGCCACGGTCCGCCATCCTCGCGCGTCGACAATGTGACCAGCGAGACCGCCGGAGCGGACGAATTGAATCTGCGCAGGGCAGGGGAAGCGTTTTCGGTGCTGCCCACGGTGTAG
- a CDS encoding oxaloacetate decarboxylase produces MAFRSRREKLRSVLSDAACVHPGSVYDAISIRIAEDLGFPLGMFGGSVASLAVLGDPDITLITLTELAEQMRRMSRASALPVLVDADHGYGNALNVRRTVQELETAGAAGLTIEDTLLPAAFGEAKTQLISLEEGVGKMKAALSGRGDASLVIMGRTGAASITSIEDAIRRAKAYEAAGVDALFFTGIKSRAELEAVSAATRLPIVLGGAPEDLSALDYLASHRVRIALQGHAPIAAATQAVYATQKALRDGASPKDLQGLASSELTARVMREADVKARSAEFLGLKK; encoded by the coding sequence ATGGCCTTTCGTTCCCGCCGCGAGAAACTTCGCTCCGTTCTGTCGGACGCTGCTTGCGTCCATCCCGGCTCGGTCTACGACGCCATCTCGATCCGCATCGCCGAGGATCTCGGCTTTCCGCTCGGCATGTTCGGCGGTTCGGTCGCCTCGCTCGCCGTGCTTGGCGATCCCGATATCACACTGATCACGCTCACGGAGCTTGCCGAGCAGATGCGGCGGATGTCGCGCGCGTCCGCGCTGCCCGTGCTGGTCGATGCCGATCACGGCTATGGCAACGCGCTCAATGTCCGCCGCACCGTGCAGGAACTGGAGACGGCTGGCGCCGCCGGCCTCACCATCGAGGACACCCTGCTGCCGGCGGCCTTTGGCGAAGCGAAGACGCAGTTGATCTCGCTCGAGGAAGGTGTCGGCAAGATGAAGGCCGCGCTGAGCGGCCGCGGCGACGCCTCGCTGGTCATCATGGGGCGAACGGGCGCTGCTTCAATCACCTCGATCGAGGACGCGATACGCCGCGCCAAGGCTTATGAGGCCGCCGGTGTCGATGCGCTGTTCTTCACCGGCATCAAGTCGCGGGCCGAACTCGAGGCGGTGAGCGCTGCGACGCGCCTGCCGATCGTGCTCGGCGGGGCGCCCGAGGACTTGAGCGCGCTCGATTACCTCGCTAGCCACCGCGTGCGTATCGCGCTGCAGGGCCACGCACCGATCGCCGCCGCGACGCAGGCCGTGTACGCGACCCAGAAGGCGCTCCGCGACGGTGCATCGCCGAAAGACCTCCAAGGGCTCGCATCGTCGGAACTGACGGCCCGCGTCATGCGCGAGGCCGACGTCAAGGCGCGCAGCGCCGAATTCCTCGGATTGAAAAAATGA
- a CDS encoding acetyl/propionyl/methylcrotonyl-CoA carboxylase subunit alpha, which produces MFKRILIANRGEIACRVIKTARKMGIQTVAVYSEADRDALHVEMADEAVLIGPPAAAESYLVIEKIVEACRKTGAEAVHPGYGFLSEREAFPRALEAAGIVFIGPNPGAIAAMGDKIESKKAAAKAKVSTVPGHLGVIEDDKHAVRIADEIGYPVMIKASAGGGGKGMRIAHSKSEVAEGFNLAKAEAKASFGDDRVFVEKFIVDPRHIEIQVLGDKHGNVIYLGERECSIQRRNQKVIEEAPSPLLDEATRRKMGEQAVALAKAVNYDSAGTVEFVAGQDKSFYFLEMNTRLQVEHPVTELVTGIDLVEQMIRVAAGEKLAIAQKDVTLTGWAVESRLYAEDPFRNFLPSIGRLVKYRPPAEASHDGITIRNDTGVQEGGEISIHYDPMIAKLVTHAPSRAAAIEAQATALDSFYVDGIRHNIPFLSALMHHPRWREGRLSTGFIAEEFPKGFAVRVPEGEVARRIAAVGAAIDHVLGERKRQISGQMGGRIVQRERRRAVWLDRQEIQLEVAREGEAIAIRFIDAEGKAGNAHLLASPWKPGDAVWQGTIDGQFVALQARPIPNGIRLAHQGVEVPVYVWTEAEAASARLMPVTTASDSGKKLLCPMPGLVVSIAVTEGQEVKAGETLAVVEAMKMQNVLRAEQDGTVKKVHASAGATLAVDALILEFA; this is translated from the coding sequence ATGTTCAAACGCATCCTGATCGCCAATCGCGGCGAAATCGCCTGCCGGGTCATCAAGACTGCCCGCAAGATGGGAATTCAGACGGTTGCGGTCTATTCCGAGGCCGATCGCGACGCCCTCCATGTCGAGATGGCCGACGAGGCCGTGCTGATCGGCCCGCCCGCGGCCGCCGAGAGCTACCTGGTGATCGAGAAGATCGTCGAGGCCTGCCGCAAGACGGGCGCCGAGGCCGTGCATCCCGGTTACGGCTTCCTGTCCGAACGCGAGGCATTTCCGCGCGCGCTGGAGGCGGCCGGTATCGTCTTCATCGGCCCGAACCCGGGCGCGATCGCTGCGATGGGCGACAAGATCGAGTCGAAGAAGGCGGCCGCCAAGGCCAAGGTCTCGACCGTGCCGGGCCATCTCGGCGTCATCGAGGATGACAAGCACGCGGTCAGGATCGCCGACGAGATCGGCTACCCCGTGATGATCAAGGCCTCCGCGGGTGGCGGCGGCAAGGGCATGCGCATTGCGCATTCGAAGTCCGAGGTCGCCGAAGGCTTCAATCTCGCCAAGGCCGAGGCCAAGGCCTCGTTCGGCGACGACCGTGTCTTCGTCGAGAAGTTCATCGTCGATCCCCGCCACATCGAGATCCAGGTGCTGGGCGACAAGCACGGCAACGTCATCTATCTCGGCGAGCGCGAATGCTCGATCCAGCGCCGCAACCAGAAGGTCATCGAGGAGGCGCCGTCGCCGCTGCTCGACGAGGCCACGCGCCGCAAGATGGGCGAGCAGGCGGTCGCGCTGGCCAAAGCCGTGAACTACGATTCCGCCGGCACCGTCGAGTTCGTCGCGGGGCAGGACAAGAGCTTCTACTTCCTGGAGATGAACACGCGCCTGCAGGTCGAGCATCCCGTCACCGAGCTCGTCACCGGCATCGATCTCGTCGAGCAGATGATCCGCGTTGCCGCGGGCGAGAAGCTCGCCATCGCTCAGAAGGACGTCACGCTGACGGGCTGGGCGGTGGAATCGCGTCTCTACGCCGAAGACCCGTTCCGCAACTTCCTGCCCTCGATCGGACGTCTGGTGAAATATCGTCCGCCGGCGGAAGCCAGCCACGACGGCATCACCATCCGCAACGACACCGGCGTGCAGGAGGGCGGCGAGATCTCGATCCATTATGATCCGATGATCGCCAAGCTCGTCACCCACGCGCCCTCGCGTGCGGCCGCGATCGAGGCACAGGCGACCGCGCTGGATTCGTTCTATGTCGACGGCATCCGCCACAACATCCCATTCCTGTCGGCCTTGATGCATCATCCGCGCTGGCGCGAGGGCCGGCTCTCGACCGGCTTCATCGCCGAGGAATTCCCCAAGGGCTTTGCGGTGCGCGTGCCGGAAGGCGAGGTCGCGCGGCGCATCGCCGCGGTCGGCGCCGCCATCGACCACGTGCTGGGAGAGCGCAAGCGGCAGATCTCGGGCCAGATGGGCGGCCGCATCGTGCAGCGCGAGCGGCGCCGCGCGGTCTGGCTCGACCGCCAGGAGATCCAGCTCGAGGTCGCGCGCGAGGGCGAGGCGATCGCGATCCGCTTCATCGATGCCGAGGGCAAGGCCGGCAACGCGCATCTGCTGGCCTCGCCATGGAAGCCGGGCGATGCGGTCTGGCAGGGCACCATCGACGGCCAGTTCGTCGCGCTGCAGGCGCGGCCGATCCCGAACGGCATCCGCCTCGCGCATCAGGGCGTCGAGGTGCCGGTCTATGTCTGGACCGAAGCGGAAGCCGCATCCGCGCGGCTGATGCCAGTGACGACGGCCTCCGACAGCGGCAAGAAGCTGCTCTGTCCGATGCCCGGCCTCGTGGTCTCGATCGCGGTGACCGAGGGGCAGGAGGTCAAGGCCGGCGAGACGCTGGCGGTGGTCGAAGCCATGAAGATGCAGAATGTGCTGCGTGCCGAGCAGGACGGCACGGTGAAGAAGGTTCACGCCAGCGCCGGCGCGACGCTGGCCGTGGACGCGCTGATCCTGGAGTTTGCGTAA
- a CDS encoding putative zinc-binding metallopeptidase, with protein sequence MKLFLCQACGNVLYFENRACERCGHRVAFLPEQETMSAIEPDGEAWRMLADKGQSRMLCRNAGYDACNWLTDAGDTTGYCRACRHNGMVPNLSDPAQLAGWRELEVAKHRLFYSLIRWKLPLRTRQDDPEHGLIFNFLADDPNSGERILTGHDNGLITIALTEADTIERERRRLEMGEPYRTLLGHFRHEVGHYFWDVLVRDGGKLEECRAVFGDDSVDYGQALQRHYAEGPPPDWQQSYVSAYATTHPWEDFAETWAHYLHIVDALEMAGEFGMEVRPKVDRDGELTARIRFNPYEARDVDALLSAWLPFTFAMNSVNRAMGLRDLYPFILSPAVVSKLGFIHGLVRDVAKDAKDAKEAKEAREASKAQDVSGRR encoded by the coding sequence TTGAAGCTCTTTCTCTGCCAGGCCTGCGGCAACGTCCTCTATTTCGAGAACCGCGCCTGTGAACGATGCGGTCATCGGGTCGCTTTCCTGCCGGAGCAGGAGACGATGTCGGCGATCGAGCCGGACGGAGAGGCCTGGAGAATGCTGGCCGACAAGGGCCAAAGCCGGATGCTGTGCCGGAACGCTGGGTACGATGCCTGCAACTGGCTCACGGACGCGGGCGATACCACCGGCTACTGCCGCGCCTGCCGCCATAATGGGATGGTGCCGAACCTCTCGGATCCGGCGCAGCTCGCCGGCTGGCGCGAGCTGGAGGTGGCGAAGCACCGTCTGTTCTATTCCCTGATCCGCTGGAAGCTGCCGCTCCGGACGCGGCAGGACGACCCCGAGCATGGTCTGATCTTCAATTTCCTGGCCGACGATCCGAACAGCGGCGAGAGGATCCTGACGGGCCACGACAACGGCCTGATCACGATTGCGCTGACTGAGGCCGACACCATCGAGCGCGAGCGGCGCAGGCTCGAAATGGGCGAGCCGTACCGGACGCTGCTCGGGCATTTTCGCCACGAGGTCGGGCACTATTTCTGGGACGTGCTGGTGCGGGACGGCGGCAAGCTCGAAGAATGCCGCGCGGTCTTTGGCGACGATTCTGTCGATTACGGCCAGGCGCTACAGCGCCACTATGCCGAGGGGCCGCCACCCGACTGGCAGCAGAGCTACGTTTCGGCCTATGCCACCACCCATCCCTGGGAAGACTTCGCGGAGACCTGGGCGCACTATCTCCACATCGTGGATGCCCTGGAGATGGCCGGCGAATTCGGCATGGAGGTGCGCCCCAAGGTCGACCGTGACGGGGAGTTGACGGCGCGGATCCGGTTCAATCCCTACGAGGCCCGCGACGTCGACGCGCTGCTGAGCGCATGGCTGCCCTTCACCTTCGCCATGAACAGCGTCAACCGCGCCATGGGCCTGCGCGACCTCTATCCCTTCATCCTGTCGCCCGCGGTGGTCAGCAAGCTCGGCTTCATTCACGGCCTGGTCAGGGACGTGGCCAAGGACGCCAAGGACGCCAAGGAAGCCAAGGAAGCCAGGGAGGCCAGCAAGGCCCAGGACGTCTCGGGCCGTCGCTAG